A window of the Zeugodacus cucurbitae isolate PBARC_wt_2022May chromosome 2, idZeuCucr1.2, whole genome shotgun sequence genome harbors these coding sequences:
- the LOC105216111 gene encoding protein FMC1 homolog gives MAATKTLRALLQELRTASPNGCIKNSLAARYVLAQYKKYSTTDLQLCKARDEALFLGQTYLTYLSSLRKYNELYKEYHGRGERSVKETADLVGFKLPTDPK, from the coding sequence ATGGCTGCCACAAAGACTTTGCGCGCATTATTACAAGAGCTACGCACAGCTTCACCTAACGGCTGCATCAAAAATTCGCTGGCCGCACGATATGTCTTAGCGCAGTACAAGAAGTATTCCACCACAGATCTGCAATTGTGTAAGGCGCGAGATGAGGCGCTATTCTTGGGTCAAAcctatttaacatatttatccAGCTTGCGAAAATACAATGAATTGTACAAAGAGTACCATGGTCGTGGTGAACGCAGCGTCAAAGAGACTGCCGATTTGGTCGGCTTTAAATTGCCCACGGATCCGAAGTAG